In Gemmatimonas aurantiaca, the genomic stretch AACTTTTCCGGAGCTGAGGACTCTTCTGCGCAAGACTCGCACGGTCACGGCACAGAATGCGTATTGCTGATTGCCGCCATGGCACCGTCAGCGACCTTCGTCCCGATAAAGGTGTTTGCGGAGAGCCTCACAACGTCAGTCACGGCGCTCCTCAAAGCGCTAGAGTGGGCAGTCGCACAAGACGTTGATGTGATCAACCTTAGCCTTGGCTCCGATGAGCCAAGCGCGATTGATCCGCTACAAGAACTCTGCAGCAGGGCGGAGCGAAAGGGGGCGCTTGTCATCGCGGCCAGCGATCCGGCCGGGCGTTGGCGTTTCCCTGCCTCATTCGACAGCGTAATAAGCGTCGAGAACGGAGATTTCGCTGAACCGTACGAGTTCTCGTA encodes the following:
- a CDS encoding S8 family serine peptidase, whose amino-acid sequence is MAHGDHSGVRLTKKQKPIRDESVRIAVIDSGWDYHSTAGVRVLPGQNFSGAEDSSAQDSHGHGTECVLLIAAMAPSATFVPIKVFAESLTTSVTALLKALEWAVAQDVDVINLSLGSDEPSAIDPLQELCSRAERKGALVIAASDPAGRWRFPASFDSVISVENGDFAEPYEFSYAVDNAPECRIGPRLVRTRSIGGVERIRNGSSYAAAQLSGIAAIFRQSHPNAGADQFRRFLASNQSTIQRGVP